A window from Roseburia sp. 499 encodes these proteins:
- a CDS encoding helicase-related protein translates to MGVDMKVKAIYDSEIGNITRSEKNWKDVLKVAGQLYRYEFDNIVMVTAQRPPEKSTLMADYDTWKKVGRYVKRGAKGCAIFPSRALNPRMRYIFDISDTGGKNVKLTWDLEGENLKDYVDFLVSEGQIEQYDNSDRESLKNILKQFTGTDVWLIIKEEFGDRMTELMQLSGSVIKEESKKRNGLQQEMDMEQLVYASVMYAVGTRCGFDLSVQEQDFSQIVNIKDEEIIYRLGSIVCDVSCSVLRKFSRNLKAIESERRIGYVRRNDLQGSGRTALSADRDAGRDGGPHEAGQIRKDGDELSKGERAGKIQDADEIREDVREDVSGRGGSESAVRPAGDAVSGEAQATESVIDNGDVEDKRAGEDAGRGSGTPSDSDAIPLESDDTELNRELDEINSLGVSKEADYTQASFFFDQNGQVSIGTIHTEDENNNQFMRRFEQDRKAALAGKYNYLNPKKSSTVPSEYIKQVLMRGTGFIGGKGRICKIFETEIDAGTRAKRIKAEYGQGGAGWPVDGLGLHGYDTFHGNGLRFQWRDEDGEVEGYVSWKDIEKELGVLILTGEYQPETPRIDELAMDGLREDDEVIDAEYQEVEPEEAESEVDDYAIPDEPESYASNRTVKVANLHEDAHEESNEAYVSAYGMTPQEAADEDRMITKAEYDAEIDAETSEKDPSELKYITPIDYAKRIEELDEDLRDAAEILVTDCSCYTPFRAFLMDVVQSDFAFMPNKLDLIRDIALGTDNAERKAYSNNKYGLVEYSIRSGYVKISYKNRNGVRKEGALDWRELYEILSYMVKQPFYCGEDQKKYYQETKQKADRDKMNPVYKRFFDIEDSVKANRLETRERAIANGWETKIDENGYVVSDDVVSVSVDDIQADTELQETVDFTSKQESLQQVESLDTEKNITGQEKHNFHYNLWEVEKGGAKTRYQWNMDAIRTLKQIESESRLATPEEQKILSKFVGWGGLSQAFDENNASWNKEYKELKEILSDDEYSAARATVNNAFYTSPEIAMCMNSALVQFGFRGGNILEPSMGIGNFFGSMPAPMQRSKLYGVELDSISGRIAKQLYQNANISITGFENTTYPDNFFDVVVGNVPFGDYKVFDPKYNKYNFRIHDYFLAKALDQVRPGGMVAVITTKGTLDKTNPTIRKYLAERAELVGAIRLPNTAFKDNAGTEVTADILFLQKRERKIDIEPDWVHLGVTEDGIAVNSYFAEHPEMILGHMEYDTRIYGQDSRYTVCVNDDENFNMYEALNKAISNIKAQMTDFERAADSEEKAEEVIPADPDVRNYTYTFFEGKLYYRENSEMVRKEVSQTAEERILKLDEIRQITRELIDIQMEGCSEEELADKQRLLNVKYDAFVKQYGAITSKANRIAFRDDSDYPLLCSLEEVNEDGEVKKADMFYKQTIKAKTVIDRVETAVEALNVSVNEFGYVNLAYMLSIYQPDISGALENLAKESGNPVEEISLSDDAAMELKRSALVNELEGLIFLNPDRYNENNPDIGWETADEYLSGNVRDKLRVAKAMAADTDNPQAERFTGNVAALEKVQPEWIEASDIDVKIGTTWIEPLDYEQFIYELLNTPRRARAVRSQYYNSGIQVHLNKMSMEWFIENKSMDKHSVAATKTYGTSRMDAYSIFEDTLNLKTVTVRDRIDDGDGKYHYEVNKNETMLAREKQNMIKEKFKEWLFSEPERRQKYVEYYNETFNNIRLREYDGSHLQFPGMNPAIELKPHQKNAVARILLGGNTLLAHCVGAGKSFEMMAACMEQKRLGLANKTIMVVPKPLIGQTASEFLRLYPSANILVATERDFEKSRRKQFVSRIATGDYDCIIMSHSQFEKIPISAERKERMLNEQIEEISYAIDEMKERNGERWTVKQMESQKKKLEEQLKSLTDESRKDDLITFEELGVDSIMVDEAHNFKNLAIFSKMNNVSGISSSGAKKSTDMQLKCQYLSEINDGRGIVFATGTPISNTMCEMYVMQLYLQKAALEEMGIYHFDSWAANFGEVTTALELTVEGSGFRIKSRFNKFTNLPELMNIFREVADVQTADMLALDVPALRGGKPIIVESEPDWYVKQVMENFVARAERIRGGGVDPSEDNFLKITHEARLLGTDARLIDKDAPNNPDGKLNKVAENVWKEYEKGNADGHIGCQLIFSDIGTPGPDKDFTIYDYLKETLIQYGIPADEIAFIHDAKTDAQRDALFKEMRTGKKKVLIGSTDKCGTGVNVQTHLVAMHHVDCPWKPSSIEQREGRGIRQGNENKEVAIYRYVTKGTFDAYNWSLVENKQRFISQVMTSKAVSRSCEDIDEATLSYAEIKAVATGNPLIKEKMEIDNDVQRLKLLKASYDNQRYGLQDNFMIKYPKLIKTATEKLANVREDVKARDKELIDNPEFAITIGKATYTERVDGGTMMLEAISKCKTGETTAIGKFHGFELLVEKNFLGINYMVLRGKTEYKAELSTSPVGSMVKLENLFNGLHENIDFLEKKIEQYQNDLEASKTEYDKPFTYSKELEEKLARQCELNAQLDLENAKAVDADLSGPEEEREADDRMESAAIVAEDKGAYPADREGRTR, encoded by the coding sequence ATGGGCGTTGATATGAAGGTCAAAGCGATATACGATTCTGAAATTGGTAACATCACCAGATCAGAAAAGAACTGGAAGGATGTGTTAAAGGTCGCAGGTCAGTTATACCGCTATGAATTTGACAATATCGTTATGGTAACAGCTCAGAGACCTCCGGAAAAAAGCACACTCATGGCAGATTATGATACCTGGAAAAAGGTGGGAAGATATGTAAAGCGTGGTGCGAAAGGCTGCGCCATCTTCCCGTCAAGGGCACTGAATCCACGCATGAGGTATATCTTTGATATCAGTGATACCGGAGGGAAGAATGTTAAGCTGACATGGGACCTTGAGGGAGAAAATCTTAAAGATTATGTGGATTTTCTTGTGTCAGAAGGTCAGATTGAGCAGTACGATAACAGCGACAGGGAGTCTCTAAAAAATATATTAAAACAGTTTACAGGAACAGATGTTTGGCTTATAATAAAAGAAGAGTTCGGAGACCGAATGACCGAGCTTATGCAGCTATCAGGTAGTGTGATAAAGGAAGAAAGTAAGAAACGCAATGGCTTACAGCAGGAAATGGACATGGAGCAGCTTGTATATGCAAGTGTCATGTATGCTGTAGGGACGAGATGCGGATTTGACTTATCTGTGCAAGAACAGGATTTTAGTCAGATCGTAAATATCAAAGACGAAGAGATCATTTACCGTCTTGGTTCCATTGTATGCGATGTCTCCTGTAGTGTTCTTAGAAAATTTAGTCGTAACTTAAAGGCAATCGAGAGCGAAAGGAGAATTGGATATGTTAGAAGAAATGACTTACAAGGAAGTGGACGGACTGCTTTATCCGCAGATAGAGATGCCGGACGAGACGGAGGACCTCACGAAGCTGGGCAAATACGGAAGGATGGCGATGAACTATCTAAAGGAGAACGAGCCGGCAAGATACAAGACGCTGATGAGATTCGGGAAGATGTACGAGAAGATGTCAGCGGTAGAGGAGGAAGCGAATCAGCTGTACGACCAGCTGGAGATGCAGTATCTGGCGAAGCACAAGCCACAGAATCCGTCATCGACAATGGAGATGTGGAAGATAAGAGAGCAGGCGAAGATGCAGGCAGAGGAAGTGGTACTCCATCAGATAGTGATGCGATTCCACTAGAATCAGATGATACAGAACTGAATAGGGAACTTGATGAAATCAATTCATTGGGTGTTAGTAAGGAAGCCGATTATACACAGGCTTCCTTTTTTTTCGACCAGAACGGGCAGGTAAGCATTGGCACCATTCATACTGAGGATGAAAACAATAATCAGTTTATGCGTCGGTTCGAGCAGGACAGAAAAGCTGCATTAGCAGGTAAATACAATTACCTGAATCCAAAGAAGTCATCCACAGTACCAAGTGAGTATATCAAACAGGTGCTTATGAGAGGTACAGGTTTTATCGGTGGCAAGGGCAGGATATGCAAGATTTTTGAAACAGAGATTGACGCAGGAACCAGAGCAAAGCGTATCAAAGCAGAGTATGGTCAGGGAGGTGCAGGCTGGCCGGTTGACGGACTAGGACTGCACGGATATGACACATTTCATGGGAATGGACTGCGTTTTCAGTGGCGAGATGAGGATGGAGAGGTTGAAGGATATGTTTCGTGGAAAGATATCGAAAAAGAGCTTGGTGTCCTTATTCTTACAGGGGAATACCAGCCTGAGACACCTCGTATTGATGAGCTTGCGATGGACGGACTCCGTGAGGATGATGAGGTTATTGATGCCGAATATCAGGAAGTGGAACCGGAAGAGGCAGAATCAGAGGTTGATGATTATGCAATACCGGATGAGCCGGAGAGCTATGCTTCTAACCGAACTGTAAAAGTGGCAAATTTGCATGAAGATGCACATGAGGAAAGTAATGAAGCATATGTATCTGCATATGGCATGACACCACAGGAAGCTGCCGATGAAGACCGCATGATAACAAAGGCAGAATATGACGCCGAGATAGATGCTGAAACATCTGAAAAAGATCCATCAGAGCTTAAGTATATTACACCGATTGATTATGCCAAGCGTATTGAGGAGCTTGATGAAGACCTGCGTGATGCGGCGGAGATTCTTGTAACAGATTGCAGCTGCTACACTCCGTTTAGGGCATTCCTTATGGATGTGGTGCAGTCTGATTTTGCATTTATGCCCAATAAACTTGACCTTATCAGGGATATTGCATTAGGGACAGATAATGCAGAAAGGAAGGCATATTCCAACAATAAGTATGGTCTTGTGGAGTACTCAATCAGAAGCGGGTATGTGAAGATCAGCTATAAGAACAGGAACGGTGTGCGTAAGGAAGGTGCTCTCGACTGGCGTGAGTTATACGAGATTTTATCCTATATGGTAAAACAGCCATTTTACTGTGGAGAAGACCAGAAGAAGTATTATCAGGAGACAAAGCAGAAGGCTGACAGGGATAAGATGAATCCGGTCTATAAGAGATTCTTTGATATCGAGGATAGTGTAAAAGCCAATCGTCTTGAAACCAGGGAAAGAGCAATAGCGAATGGCTGGGAAACCAAGATTGATGAGAATGGATATGTGGTTTCAGATGATGTGGTATCAGTATCTGTGGATGATATTCAGGCTGATACAGAATTACAGGAAACTGTAGATTTTACATCAAAGCAGGAGTCATTACAGCAAGTAGAAAGCCTTGATACTGAGAAGAATATTACCGGGCAGGAAAAACATAACTTTCATTATAACCTATGGGAGGTGGAAAAGGGCGGAGCCAAGACCAGATACCAGTGGAATATGGATGCAATCCGTACCTTAAAGCAGATAGAATCAGAGAGCCGTCTTGCCACACCGGAGGAACAGAAGATTTTGTCAAAGTTTGTCGGCTGGGGTGGACTGTCACAGGCGTTTGATGAGAACAATGCAAGCTGGAATAAAGAGTATAAGGAACTCAAAGAAATTTTATCTGATGATGAATACAGTGCAGCAAGGGCAACTGTAAATAATGCTTTTTATACTTCTCCGGAAATTGCCATGTGCATGAATTCGGCACTTGTCCAGTTTGGTTTCAGAGGTGGCAATATATTAGAGCCATCAATGGGTATCGGTAACTTCTTTGGAAGTATGCCGGCACCTATGCAGCGAAGTAAGTTGTATGGAGTTGAGCTTGACAGTATTTCAGGAAGAATAGCAAAGCAGCTTTATCAGAATGCGAATATCAGTATCACAGGTTTTGAGAATACCACATATCCGGATAACTTTTTTGATGTGGTTGTGGGAAATGTGCCATTTGGTGATTACAAGGTGTTTGATCCAAAGTACAACAAGTATAACTTCCGTATTCATGATTATTTCCTTGCAAAAGCACTCGACCAGGTAAGACCGGGAGGGATGGTAGCAGTAATTACCACAAAGGGAACACTTGATAAAACAAATCCTACCATCAGAAAGTATCTGGCAGAGAGGGCAGAGCTTGTTGGAGCAATCAGACTTCCGAATACTGCATTTAAGGATAATGCAGGAACCGAAGTAACTGCGGATATTCTGTTCTTACAGAAGAGGGAGAGAAAGATTGATATCGAGCCGGACTGGGTACACCTTGGTGTGACTGAGGATGGTATTGCAGTCAATTCATACTTTGCAGAACACCCGGAGATGATTCTTGGTCATATGGAATATGATACAAGAATTTACGGACAAGATAGCAGATACACAGTCTGTGTGAATGATGATGAGAACTTTAATATGTATGAAGCACTCAATAAGGCAATCAGCAATATCAAAGCACAGATGACAGATTTTGAAAGGGCAGCAGATAGTGAAGAAAAGGCTGAGGAAGTTATTCCTGCAGATCCCGATGTGAGAAATTATACTTACACATTCTTTGAAGGAAAGCTCTACTACAGGGAAAATTCCGAGATGGTAAGAAAAGAAGTATCTCAGACTGCTGAGGAGAGAATCTTAAAATTAGATGAAATCAGACAGATAACAAGAGAATTGATTGATATTCAGATGGAAGGCTGCAGCGAGGAAGAGCTTGCAGATAAACAGAGACTTCTTAATGTAAAGTATGATGCATTTGTAAAGCAGTATGGAGCCATTACTTCAAAAGCAAATAGGATTGCCTTCAGAGATGACAGCGATTACCCGCTTCTTTGCAGTCTTGAGGAAGTAAACGAAGACGGGGAGGTGAAGAAGGCGGATATGTTCTATAAGCAGACGATTAAAGCAAAGACTGTCATAGACAGAGTGGAAACTGCGGTGGAGGCTTTAAATGTGTCAGTCAATGAATTTGGGTATGTGAATCTTGCATATATGCTTTCTATCTATCAGCCAGATATATCTGGAGCATTGGAGAATCTGGCAAAGGAAAGCGGTAACCCGGTGGAAGAGATTTCATTAAGTGATGATGCTGCAATGGAATTAAAGAGGTCAGCTTTGGTTAATGAGCTGGAAGGACTGATTTTTCTTAATCCCGACCGTTACAACGAGAATAACCCGGATATTGGCTGGGAGACAGCGGACGAATATCTGTCGGGCAATGTAAGGGATAAGCTTCGTGTAGCTAAGGCTATGGCAGCAGATACCGATAATCCACAGGCTGAGAGGTTTACAGGCAATGTGGCAGCCCTTGAAAAAGTGCAGCCGGAGTGGATTGAAGCCTCGGATATTGATGTGAAGATTGGTACGACATGGATTGAGCCGCTTGATTATGAGCAGTTTATCTATGAGCTTCTTAATACACCAAGGAGAGCAAGGGCAGTCAGAAGCCAGTATTATAATTCGGGTATTCAGGTACACTTAAATAAAATGAGCATGGAATGGTTCATTGAGAATAAAAGCATGGATAAGCATTCAGTGGCAGCTACTAAGACTTATGGTACAAGCCGCATGGATGCTTATTCTATTTTTGAGGATACACTGAATCTGAAAACTGTAACAGTCAGGGACAGGATTGATGATGGGGATGGCAAGTATCATTACGAAGTCAATAAGAATGAGACAATGCTTGCAAGGGAAAAGCAGAACATGATCAAGGAAAAGTTCAAGGAATGGCTGTTTTCAGAGCCGGAACGCAGACAGAAGTATGTGGAGTATTACAATGAAACATTCAATAACATCCGCCTGCGTGAGTATGATGGAAGCCATCTGCAGTTTCCAGGAATGAATCCTGCGATTGAGTTAAAGCCTCATCAGAAAAATGCTGTGGCTAGAATCCTTCTTGGAGGAAATACCTTATTGGCACACTGTGTTGGTGCAGGAAAGTCCTTTGAGATGATGGCAGCTTGTATGGAACAGAAAAGACTTGGACTTGCCAATAAGACAATCATGGTAGTTCCAAAGCCGCTTATCGGGCAGACTGCAAGTGAATTTTTAAGGCTTTATCCGTCAGCCAATATCCTGGTTGCTACGGAACGTGACTTTGAAAAGAGTCGCAGAAAGCAGTTTGTATCAAGGATTGCGACTGGAGATTATGACTGTATTATCATGTCGCATTCGCAGTTTGAGAAAATTCCTATCTCGGCAGAGAGAAAGGAGAGGATGCTTAATGAGCAGATTGAAGAAATCAGCTATGCGATTGATGAGATGAAGGAGCGTAACGGAGAGCGTTGGACTGTAAAGCAGATGGAGAGTCAGAAGAAAAAGCTGGAGGAACAGCTGAAATCCTTAACTGATGAGAGTAGAAAAGATGACCTGATTACCTTTGAGGAGCTTGGTGTAGATTCCATAATGGTGGACGAAGCACATAATTTTAAGAACCTTGCCATATTTTCAAAGATGAACAATGTGTCGGGAATCAGTAGTTCAGGGGCAAAGAAGTCAACGGATATGCAGCTTAAGTGTCAGTATCTGTCAGAGATAAATGATGGCAGAGGCATTGTATTTGCAACCGGGACACCAATATCCAATACAATGTGTGAGATGTATGTTATGCAGCTTTACCTGCAGAAGGCGGCTCTTGAAGAGATGGGAATTTATCACTTTGATTCATGGGCTGCAAACTTTGGTGAGGTGACTACTGCATTGGAGCTTACAGTTGAGGGAAGTGGTTTCCGAATTAAGAGCAGGTTCAATAAATTTACGAATCTGCCTGAGCTTATGAATATCTTTCGTGAGGTAGCCGATGTGCAGACAGCAGACATGCTTGCTCTTGATGTACCGGCTCTTCGTGGTGGTAAGCCTATCATTGTGGAGTCAGAGCCGGACTGGTATGTAAAGCAGGTCATGGAAAACTTTGTTGCAAGAGCAGAGCGTATCAGAGGTGGTGGAGTTGATCCGAGTGAGGACAACTTTTTAAAGATTACCCATGAGGCAAGATTATTAGGAACAGATGCAAGGCTGATTGATAAGGATGCTCCAAACAATCCAGATGGAAAGCTAAACAAGGTTGCGGAGAATGTGTGGAAAGAATACGAGAAAGGAAATGCTGACGGTCATATAGGCTGCCAGCTTATTTTTTCGGATATCGGCACACCGGGACCTGATAAGGATTTTACTATTTATGATTATCTGAAGGAGACACTTATCCAGTATGGTATTCCCGCAGATGAGATAGCATTTATCCATGATGCCAAGACGGATGCACAAAGAGACGCACTTTTTAAGGAGATGAGGACAGGTAAGAAAAAAGTTCTTATCGGTTCGACTGACAAGTGTGGAACTGGAGTTAATGTACAGACACACCTTGTTGCTATGCATCATGTAGATTGTCCTTGGAAACCTTCATCTATCGAGCAAAGAGAAGGTCGAGGCATCAGACAGGGTAATGAAAACAAGGAAGTTGCAATATACAGATATGTTACCAAAGGAACCTTTGATGCATACAACTGGTCGCTTGTGGAGAATAAGCAGCGTTTTATCAGTCAGGTTATGACCAGCAAGGCAGTAAGCCGAAGCTGTGAGGATATCGACGAGGCAACTCTTTCTTATGCAGAGATTAAGGCGGTTGCAACTGGCAATCCGTTAATCAAAGAAAAGATGGAGATTGATAATGATGTCCAGAGACTTAAGCTTTTAAAGGCATCTTATGACAATCAGAGATATGGCTTGCAGGATAACTTTATGATCAAGTATCCGAAGCTCATTAAGACAGCAACAGAAAAGCTGGCCAATGTAAGAGAGGATGTAAAGGCAAGGGATAAAGAACTGATTGATAATCCGGAATTTGCCATTACCATAGGCAAAGCAACCTATACTGAGCGTGTGGATGGTGGAACGATGATGCTTGAAGCAATCAGCAAGTGCAAGACCGGAGAGACAACTGCAATCGGCAAATTTCACGGATTTGAGCTGCTTGTGGAAAAGAACTTCCTTGGCATCAATTATATGGTGCTTCGAGGAAAGACAGAGTACAAAGCAGAGCTTTCCACAAGTCCTGTCGGCAGCATGGTGAAGTTGGAAAACCTGTTCAATGGACTTCATGAGAACATTGATTTTTTAGAAAAGAAGATTGAGCAGTACCAGAATGACCTTGAAGCATCAAAGACTGAGTATGACAAGCCATTTACGTACAGCAAGGAACTGGAAGAAAAGCTGGCAAGACAGTGTGAACTGAATGCCCAGCTAGATCTTGAGAACGCAAAGGCTGTGGATGCAGACCTGAGCGGACCGGAGGAAGAAAGAGAAGCAGATGACAGGATGGAATCTGCAGCGATTGTAGCAGAGGATAAAGGTGCTTATCCAGCCGACAGAGAGGGCAGAACACGATAG
- a CDS encoding DpnD/PcfM family protein, whose protein sequence is MEQEFDVEIKEVLSRVQKVKAESLDDAINKAMDMYYAEQIVLGAEDMKGVDFAPFSEGQLPSSLKENGGKAR, encoded by the coding sequence ATGGAACAGGAATTTGATGTTGAGATAAAGGAAGTGCTTTCACGAGTACAGAAAGTAAAGGCAGAGTCGCTTGACGATGCCATCAATAAGGCAATGGATATGTATTATGCAGAGCAGATAGTCCTTGGAGCAGAGGACATGAAGGGAGTTGATTTTGCGCCATTCAGCGAAGGTCAGCTCCCTTCTTCATTAAAAGAAAACGGAGGAAAAGCAAGATGA